cttttctatGATATGCGCAGCAGAAATGTTTGATCTGTTGCGTTGtgattttgatgtaattttcATATCCAATATTGTTACAGGATTTGACAACACACATATGCGAATGTGGATGTGATCAATTTGTTATATTATGAACTGAAAACTATGTTTCtggtattaaattttttagtcgTATAAGATTATAAAGTCTAGGTGTGTTTAATTTGAGTATTTGAAGTTGTTGTGTTTATGATTACCTGGACTTACTTGGATTTAGATTGCAGAAAGTGAGGGTGAGAGGATAGTTAGAGAGTTTGCGTCTCTGTTAGATGCATGTGAAGCTTATCAGAATGTGGTAAGATATCTTTAACTATAATTTTGGACATAAAAGAGTGGTTTCTTGTTGTAAGCTATTGACAGTTATTGTTCTTTGATTCTTGTTAGAGTTCTCAGAGTACCTCAATTCCAACCATATCAGAGAGGTAttggtagtttttttattttttttcagtttatgtttagttttttaatatcagtggCAGACTAGATGTTGATCTATATTTGCATGAAACCAATCAACATGTTCTATGATCTTACTTCAGGTTCATGGGAATGAAGGCTGCTATAATAACTAACAATCCTGGCTTGAAATCTTTTGGTGGCAAACTCGGTTTGACTGTGTTTCCATTCAATGATTTAAAGGGGAATGAATTTTCCCTTTCTGGATCATCTACTGATTTTGTGACATTTGAGTTGCTCAAGTTGCTTGGATTTCAAGAGGGGAAGACACTAGAGACAAGTCAATTTGATTTAGTATTTGTGCATGTTGGAGCTGGTGAAAGAGTGAATGCTGAGGGACACAAGACTATTGCCAATGATGTGGAATATATTGATGCTTTAGTTGATGGCATCATGCGCATAGCACAGCCTGGCTCTGAAATTGGTTCTCGTCTGCACTTGTCCCTTGTAATGAGCTATGGTTATGTTACAGAAGGTGATGGTAGAGATTTATCAATTTTGACTTCTAAAGATGAGATGGATCCTGCCCTTTCAAAGCTGTTCCCGCTTCAAAGTTACACTATGAAAGGAGAAAAACCACGAAATGATGTcaggcaaggaaaaaaaaagggtggtaAGCTTCTTGTAATAATTTCAAATTCCTTTGGATCCCGCTAACTTGTGATCAACAGGTACCATTGCCCAATGTTAATTGCTCAATGGCAGTATGCTGTAACCCGTGTGGATATGGCagaaacattttcttttaaagattttaaagaggTAAGTTTTGAGATTACTGGGTTTTATTTTTGCAGATTCACATCTCATAAATTTATTGGACAGATTTCATTATGGATTTATGACCTTTCATTTTACCATTCATCATCAACCTATTAGTTTTGACTACTATTTTCAGATAATGGAATGGTAGGGGAGTTAGTATGTCACTAACATCAGACGTGATCCTGAAAGTGGCATTTAACTTTGAAACTGCAACAATTTCTTGGTAAACTTTGTGTGTGTAGGCTTAAGAATTATCTGCATATAATTGCTTCTTGATTTATTTGCATCAAATACGTGATATTCGTCCTCTAAATTTCTGGATCCTCCAGGATAGATAGGTCAATTTCTCATGTCAGATGTATGTCAATTGACCTTATAGTTCAAATGTTTCAGTATATCTAAATGCTTTTGTGCATTTCCGTTaagcattttccttttcttttcagcatGGTGGAAATCTTGTAATTCCAGCTGATAGATTCCTGCATGAGGTAGCATTTAAGCTTTGGAAGGCCCCCAAGTATGGAGCATGAAATAAGTTTTCTTGAAGTTGGGCTATACGAGACAATACTCGACCAGTAACTCTTTGACATAAGCAGGAAAGTTAACCCGATTCTTGAATGAATTTTATTCCCCTTATCAAGCCGCAAACCAATGCCAGTGACCTTGTTGGAGTTCTTATCTCGATTTTGTAATGTGATGCtcatctttataaataaaagggttttctttgtttgaatGGCTGCAATCACTGTTGCCGTGTTTGTCCATTTGTGTTCCCTCTCTGGCGGTGGAGGTATAAATACTTGTCTTCGGCGTGCATGTGCAGTTAGAAGATGAAAGTAGATAGGTTTCTTGATATTGATAAcacaagaaaaaagcaaaacaaagttGTGCACCATTTGTTTGATACGCAACAACGAAATTCGGTGATTGTTATGATAGAAACCagcaaaattttcttttgtaatgAGCAAGGCGTGGAGCAATATAACACGGAACCTTTCGTTTGATGAATGCATTGAACCGTCGGGGAACTAAATTTCAGCGAAAACATGTTCCGTGAAGTAACTGGAGTACATGATTCAGCCCTCGGCTCTAATGTTTTAGCAGTTAAAATCTTCCCGAAAGGAAGCAAATGCAGGTGAAATCATGTTTAAAGAACCAGGCACCCGACCCAGGAGGGCAAAATCAAGAGATCGCGGTGTCTACATCCAAGTGAATTCAACATTTCTCTAGCATATTTGCAATGCAACGTTTGGATGAA
The Populus nigra chromosome 3, ddPopNigr1.1, whole genome shotgun sequence genome window above contains:
- the LOC133689533 gene encoding uncharacterized protein LOC133689533 isoform X4, which encodes MFLIAESEGERIVREFASLLDACEAYQNVSSQSTSIPTISERFMGMKAAIITNNPGLKSFGGKLGLTVFPFNDLKGNEFSLSGSSTDFVTFELLKLLGFQEGKTLETSQFDLVFVHVGAGERVNAEGHKTIANDVEYIDALVDGIMRIAQPGSEIGSRLHLSLVMSYGYVTEGDGRDLSILTSKDEMDPALSKLFPLQSYTMKGEKPRNDVRYHCPMLIAQWQYAVTRVDMAETFSFKDFKEHGGNLVIPADRFLHEVAFKLWKAPKYGA
- the LOC133689533 gene encoding uncharacterized protein LOC133689533 isoform X6 is translated as MFLIAESEGERIVREFASLLDACEAYQNVSTSIPTISERFMGMKAAIITNNPGLKSFGGKLGLTVFPFNDLKGNEFSLSGSSTDFVTFELLKLLGFQEGKTLETSQFDLVFVHVGAGERVNAEGHKTIANDVEYIDALVDGIMRIAQPGSEIGSRLHLSLVMSYGYVTEGDGRDLSILTSKDEMDPALSKLFPLQSYTMKGEKPRNDVRYHCPMLIAQWQYAVTRVDMAETFSFKDFKEHGGNLVIPADRFLHEVAFKLWKAPKYGA
- the LOC133689533 gene encoding uncharacterized protein LOC133689533 isoform X3 is translated as MLLPQIAESEGERIVREFASLLDACEAYQNVSSQSTSIPTISERFMGMKAAIITNNPGLKSFGGKLGLTVFPFNDLKGNEFSLSGSSTDFVTFELLKLLGFQEGKTLETSQFDLVFVHVGAGERVNAEGHKTIANDVEYIDALVDGIMRIAQPGSEIGSRLHLSLVMSYGYVTEGDGRDLSILTSKDEMDPALSKLFPLQSYTMKGEKPRNDVRYHCPMLIAQWQYAVTRVDMAETFSFKDFKEHGGNLVIPADRFLHEVAFKLWKAPKYGA
- the LOC133689533 gene encoding uncharacterized protein LOC133689533 isoform X5, which encodes MLLPQIAESEGERIVREFASLLDACEAYQNVSTSIPTISERFMGMKAAIITNNPGLKSFGGKLGLTVFPFNDLKGNEFSLSGSSTDFVTFELLKLLGFQEGKTLETSQFDLVFVHVGAGERVNAEGHKTIANDVEYIDALVDGIMRIAQPGSEIGSRLHLSLVMSYGYVTEGDGRDLSILTSKDEMDPALSKLFPLQSYTMKGEKPRNDVRYHCPMLIAQWQYAVTRVDMAETFSFKDFKEHGGNLVIPADRFLHEVAFKLWKAPKYGA
- the LOC133689533 gene encoding uncharacterized protein LOC133689533 isoform X1; its protein translation is MADKASRGLVIYGDGLASFINPSHAHLHSLASKAFCGFLTLPNAPPSESEGERIVREFASLLDACEAYQNVSSQSTSIPTISERFMGMKAAIITNNPGLKSFGGKLGLTVFPFNDLKGNEFSLSGSSTDFVTFELLKLLGFQEGKTLETSQFDLVFVHVGAGERVNAEGHKTIANDVEYIDALVDGIMRIAQPGSEIGSRLHLSLVMSYGYVTEGDGRDLSILTSKDEMDPALSKLFPLQSYTMKGEKPRNDVRYHCPMLIAQWQYAVTRVDMAETFSFKDFKEHGGNLVIPADRFLHEVAFKLWKAPKYGA
- the LOC133689533 gene encoding uncharacterized protein LOC133689533 isoform X2, producing the protein MADKASRGLVIYGDGLASFINPSHAHLHSLASKAFCGFLTLPNAPPSESEGERIVREFASLLDACEAYQNVSTSIPTISERFMGMKAAIITNNPGLKSFGGKLGLTVFPFNDLKGNEFSLSGSSTDFVTFELLKLLGFQEGKTLETSQFDLVFVHVGAGERVNAEGHKTIANDVEYIDALVDGIMRIAQPGSEIGSRLHLSLVMSYGYVTEGDGRDLSILTSKDEMDPALSKLFPLQSYTMKGEKPRNDVRYHCPMLIAQWQYAVTRVDMAETFSFKDFKEHGGNLVIPADRFLHEVAFKLWKAPKYGA